Proteins from a genomic interval of Enterococcus faecium:
- the chvE gene encoding multiple monosaccharide ABC transporter substrate-binding protein: MKNKFRKIVGTIAILTASILLSACGNSGSADDSTGYVGIAMPTKSAERWIADGNNMVSELEKLGYKTDLQYGEDKVENQVAQIENMITKGVDTLVIASIDGSALTDVLAKAKEADIKVIAYDRLLMNSENVDYYATFDNFGVGVSQAAYIEEHLGLKEGKGPFTIELFGGSPDDNNALINYNGVMSVLQPYMDNGQLVVPSGQTSFSQIATLRWDGSTAQARMDNLLSANYTDQTLDAVLSPYDPISLGIISSLKGVGYGSESKPLPVITGQDATVAGVKSIIAGEQTQTIFKDTRILAKNTIEMIKAISDGEEVPVNDTETYDNGVKTVPTYLANTVSVDKDNYQAELIDTDYYKESDLKN; the protein is encoded by the coding sequence ATGAAAAACAAATTTAGAAAGATTGTTGGGACTATCGCTATTTTGACCGCAAGCATTCTATTAAGTGCGTGTGGCAATTCAGGATCTGCAGATGATAGTACGGGGTATGTAGGAATCGCTATGCCGACCAAATCAGCAGAAAGATGGATCGCTGATGGGAACAACATGGTCTCGGAATTAGAAAAACTGGGTTATAAAACAGATCTTCAATATGGAGAAGATAAAGTAGAAAATCAAGTAGCACAAATAGAAAATATGATTACAAAAGGGGTAGATACACTTGTGATTGCTTCTATCGATGGTTCGGCTTTAACTGATGTGTTAGCTAAAGCAAAAGAAGCAGATATCAAGGTGATCGCCTATGATCGTTTACTGATGAATTCAGAAAATGTCGATTATTACGCGACTTTTGATAATTTTGGAGTAGGTGTATCGCAAGCAGCTTATATTGAAGAGCACTTAGGATTGAAAGAAGGAAAAGGACCATTCACGATTGAATTATTTGGTGGCTCGCCTGACGACAACAACGCACTAATCAATTACAACGGAGTGATGTCTGTTTTACAACCATATATGGACAACGGTCAGTTGGTCGTGCCATCTGGACAGACGAGTTTCAGTCAAATCGCTACGCTTCGCTGGGATGGTTCTACGGCGCAAGCAAGGATGGATAATCTGTTAAGCGCAAATTATACTGACCAAACATTGGATGCTGTTTTGTCGCCATATGATCCAATAAGTTTAGGAATCATTTCGTCATTAAAAGGCGTGGGGTATGGGAGTGAAAGTAAACCTTTACCTGTGATTACTGGACAAGATGCGACAGTTGCTGGCGTTAAATCGATCATTGCCGGGGAACAAACACAAACGATCTTTAAAGACACACGTATCTTAGCAAAAAATACGATTGAAATGATCAAAGCAATCAGTGATGGAGAAGAGGTTCCGGTCAATGATACTGAAACTTATGATAATGGGGTGAAAACTGTCCCTACGTATTTAGCAAATACAGTATCTGTCGATAAAGATAATTATCAAGCAGAGCTGATCGACACCGATTATTATAAAGAATCCGATCTGAAAAATTAA
- a CDS encoding sensor histidine kinase: MTKNLSIKQIFAQANKAMLLFAVIPLLLSILLYSQQLLIYQQTIANIQKADAIALKVDQKVLESMWDLISGQVTVDEFNEENILEELRNDIREIKNNTNTLKEISTLDVSLRTIDTLEDYQNELINNILAKDFMDTNEEIINQVDSVTQLLSDILQDFVRVEIDLASKKNTTLVRSLILLTIVELGVLSTIFFYAKKNRRFLERKVQEPINQLIEMSEQLSSGNLGFRLTLPETLELQTLTASMNKMAEDLNQSLRENALKQYHLAQSEVRVLQAQITPHFIYNSLDAIISLIEQDCFEEALTMTHALSGFFRTSLSKGQDWIPLEKEISHINDYLVILKIRYGHMLDYKIDIPETLFPVSILKMILQPLIENAVYHGTKYVRHKGFIRITACKIDEMIQFKVIDNGIGIPAEKLAEIRKELAKGIDSDFSIGYGLYNVNKRLLLYYGNDQKPITIDSKYREGTTVTLMIPLSPKTIGGNKHV; this comes from the coding sequence ATGACAAAAAATTTAAGCATAAAACAGATTTTTGCCCAAGCAAACAAAGCCATGCTTCTATTTGCTGTTATCCCTTTGCTACTGAGCATACTGTTATATTCGCAACAGCTTTTGATTTATCAACAGACGATCGCAAATATCCAAAAAGCAGATGCAATTGCTTTGAAGGTTGATCAAAAAGTTTTGGAAAGTATGTGGGACTTGATTTCTGGCCAAGTAACCGTAGATGAGTTCAATGAGGAAAATATCCTAGAAGAACTTAGGAATGATATTCGAGAGATCAAAAATAATACAAATACACTTAAAGAAATTAGTACGTTAGATGTATCGCTACGTACGATCGATACACTGGAAGATTATCAAAACGAGCTGATCAATAATATCTTGGCAAAAGATTTTATGGATACCAATGAAGAGATCATCAATCAGGTAGATTCTGTCACTCAACTGCTGTCAGATATCTTACAAGATTTTGTTCGTGTGGAGATCGACTTAGCAAGCAAAAAAAATACGACACTTGTCCGCTCGCTCATTCTATTAACAATAGTGGAACTTGGAGTTCTTAGTACCATTTTTTTCTATGCGAAAAAGAATCGTCGCTTTTTAGAGAGAAAGGTCCAAGAACCGATCAATCAGCTGATCGAGATGTCAGAACAACTTTCTTCAGGGAACCTTGGCTTTCGTTTAACCCTGCCGGAAACACTGGAATTACAAACACTTACCGCTAGCATGAATAAAATGGCGGAAGATCTAAACCAGTCTTTACGGGAGAACGCTTTGAAACAATACCATTTAGCACAAAGTGAAGTTCGTGTATTGCAAGCTCAGATTACTCCCCATTTTATTTATAACAGTTTGGATGCCATTATTTCTTTGATCGAACAAGACTGCTTTGAAGAAGCTCTGACTATGACCCATGCACTTTCCGGCTTTTTTCGTACGTCTTTAAGCAAAGGACAAGACTGGATTCCTCTTGAAAAAGAAATTAGCCATATCAATGATTATCTAGTCATCTTAAAAATAAGATACGGCCATATGCTTGACTATAAGATCGATATACCAGAAACACTTTTTCCTGTTTCTATTTTAAAAATGATCTTGCAGCCATTGATTGAAAATGCTGTATACCATGGAACGAAGTACGTCCGTCACAAAGGATTTATTCGTATTACCGCATGCAAAATTGATGAGATGATCCAATTCAAAGTTATAGACAACGGGATTGGCATCCCTGCAGAAAAACTGGCAGAAATACGTAAAGAGTTAGCCAAAGGGATCGATTCAGATTTCAGTATCGGCTACGGACTTTACAACGTAAACAAGCGTCTCCTTCTTTATTACGGAAATGATCAAAAACCTATCACGATTGACAGCAAATACCGAGAAGGAACAACTGTCACACTGATGATCCCTCTATCTCCCAAAACAATTGGAGGAAACAAACATGTATAA
- the mmsB gene encoding multiple monosaccharide ABC transporter permease, producing the protein MEQAKNLTDKKEKKLNLKSRAADLFGRYSMVIILAGLLIAFQLMTDGIFWRPLNITNLVLQNSHILVLAAGMLLVVLLGHVDLSVGSVMAFVGAIAGMMMVNRQMNPWMTVIACLAVGGLIGAWQGFWVAYAGIPAFIVTLAGLLMFRGLTQVVLGGQSLAPFPAVFQKMSTGYLPDLSEGSSLHFLTLILGMIITIVLVVGQWRTRNRRKNHLFEVESPTAFLVKAVFTAVVVLGITYIFASYQGYPIILIILGLIVAAYGFLTNKTVAGRQIYATGGNRKAAELSGIKTKRITFWVFVNMGVMAALAGLVLAARLNAATPQAGTSMELDAMAAVYFGGASTSGGIGTIMGAIVGGLVMGVLNNGMSILGVGVDWQQAIKGLILLLAVVLDLYNKKKRTT; encoded by the coding sequence TTGGAACAGGCAAAAAATCTTACGGATAAAAAAGAGAAAAAACTAAATTTGAAAAGTAGAGCAGCTGATCTTTTTGGTCGCTACAGCATGGTGATCATTTTAGCGGGACTACTTATTGCGTTTCAATTGATGACGGATGGTATTTTCTGGCGTCCATTGAATATAACTAACCTTGTTCTGCAAAATAGCCATATATTAGTACTAGCTGCAGGGATGTTATTAGTTGTGCTCTTAGGTCATGTGGATTTGTCGGTAGGGTCAGTGATGGCGTTTGTTGGTGCAATTGCGGGCATGATGATGGTCAATCGCCAAATGAACCCGTGGATGACAGTTATCGCATGTCTTGCAGTAGGCGGGCTGATCGGCGCATGGCAAGGTTTTTGGGTAGCTTATGCAGGGATACCGGCGTTTATCGTGACTTTAGCAGGATTGCTGATGTTTCGTGGACTGACACAAGTTGTTCTAGGAGGCCAATCTCTAGCACCTTTTCCAGCTGTTTTCCAAAAAATGTCTACGGGTTATTTACCAGACTTAAGCGAAGGAAGCAGCCTTCACTTCTTGACATTGATTTTAGGAATGATCATCACGATCGTGTTAGTTGTTGGTCAATGGCGAACAAGAAATCGTCGGAAAAATCATTTATTTGAAGTGGAATCTCCAACAGCTTTCTTGGTAAAGGCGGTATTTACAGCAGTCGTTGTACTAGGAATAACTTATATCTTTGCCTCTTATCAAGGGTATCCGATTATTTTGATCATTCTTGGTTTGATCGTTGCAGCATATGGGTTTTTGACAAATAAAACAGTAGCAGGTCGACAGATTTATGCGACGGGCGGAAATCGAAAAGCGGCTGAACTATCAGGGATCAAAACAAAGCGAATCACGTTCTGGGTATTCGTCAACATGGGAGTCATGGCAGCTTTAGCTGGATTAGTTTTAGCTGCTCGATTGAATGCGGCAACACCTCAAGCAGGTACATCGATGGAACTGGATGCAATGGCGGCAGTATATTTTGGTGGTGCTTCGACTTCCGGCGGCATTGGAACAATCATGGGTGCGATTGTCGGTGGCTTGGTCATGGGTGTATTGAACAATGGCATGTCGATTTTAGGCGTCGGGGTAGACTGGCAGCAGGCAATCAAAGGATTGATCTTGCTTTTAGCCGTTGTGCTAGACTTGTATAATAAGAAAAAACGAACAACGTAG
- a CDS encoding response regulator transcription factor: MYKVFIIEDEYLIRNNLREQITVLGSYYPITYVGEAGDGEMALSSIINLQPDIILTDIQMPFMDGLTFSKEARKLLPWTRLIFISGFDDFDYMKGAIQVQADDYLLKPIKSSELKQAIEKAVTALDLQQKETHTSSDLVFELKKNHFLNGLFKGSLTISETLKLAESFNRSLAGKKMTVLLAANQVSTDFEDYAHLSDYLKFLFRENQQVIFSAVSSRFIKFLIVDSLEENVIETSYQVAQTLVHELEKGQKNNFSVAIGPVAERISELPASFEITQMILETASSLKEQIISYEDLIQEAKLPVDSVFYFDLSLDLSSLSKNEVSKYIEHLTKPQGTPTRTRLYRLFVLTKLLQHVCLKEKKIPQEMVHCTSTSQRLAISADDSLYRSTVYMFISFLTALPSQPSRNKYQPILNHALDFIKENFTDPDMSLTWVAQQVALSPSHFSTIFSQSFNQTFIDYLTEQRIELAKKLLQQSDYRISDIAFEIGYNDPNYFSYLFKKKQGISPKEYRTQLFLKNKNN; the protein is encoded by the coding sequence ATGTATAAAGTTTTTATCATCGAAGACGAATACCTCATTCGCAATAACTTGCGGGAACAAATAACTGTCCTTGGTTCTTATTATCCAATCACTTATGTCGGCGAAGCTGGAGATGGTGAGATGGCACTGTCTTCAATTATCAACTTACAGCCCGACATCATTCTGACTGATATCCAAATGCCTTTCATGGACGGGTTGACTTTTTCAAAAGAAGCAAGGAAACTACTTCCTTGGACTCGTCTCATATTTATTAGTGGATTCGACGATTTCGATTATATGAAAGGAGCAATCCAGGTACAGGCAGATGATTATCTGCTTAAACCGATTAAAAGTAGCGAATTGAAACAAGCAATAGAAAAAGCAGTAACTGCTTTAGATTTGCAGCAAAAAGAAACGCACACTTCTTCTGATCTTGTTTTCGAATTGAAAAAAAATCATTTCTTGAACGGTTTGTTCAAAGGCTCACTTACGATCAGTGAAACATTGAAACTTGCTGAATCTTTCAATCGCTCTTTAGCAGGGAAAAAAATGACCGTATTATTAGCAGCAAACCAAGTCAGTACAGACTTTGAAGATTACGCTCATCTCAGTGATTATTTGAAGTTTTTATTTAGGGAGAATCAACAAGTGATCTTCTCTGCTGTTTCCTCTCGATTCATCAAATTTTTAATAGTTGATTCTCTTGAAGAAAATGTGATCGAGACCAGTTATCAGGTAGCCCAAACGTTGGTCCATGAATTAGAAAAGGGACAAAAAAATAATTTTTCTGTCGCCATTGGTCCTGTCGCAGAAAGAATCAGCGAATTACCTGCATCTTTTGAGATCACGCAGATGATACTTGAAACCGCCAGTTCCCTTAAAGAACAAATTATCAGCTATGAGGATTTGATTCAAGAAGCGAAACTTCCAGTTGATTCTGTCTTTTACTTTGACCTCTCACTTGATTTGTCTTCATTATCGAAAAACGAAGTATCTAAGTACATCGAACACTTGACGAAACCACAAGGCACACCAACTCGAACACGATTATATCGTTTATTTGTCTTGACTAAGCTACTCCAGCATGTCTGCCTGAAAGAAAAGAAAATCCCGCAAGAAATGGTTCATTGCACATCCACCAGTCAACGCTTAGCAATCAGCGCCGACGACTCGCTTTACCGTTCGACAGTTTATATGTTCATTTCTTTCTTAACTGCTCTGCCCTCACAGCCTTCAAGGAACAAATATCAGCCAATTTTGAACCATGCATTGGATTTTATCAAAGAAAATTTTACCGATCCAGATATGTCCTTAACTTGGGTTGCTCAACAAGTTGCATTAAGTCCCTCTCATTTCAGTACGATTTTTTCTCAATCGTTTAACCAAACATTCATCGATTATCTGACAGAACAAAGAATCGAATTAGCAAAAAAATTATTGCAGCAATCAGACTATCGTATTTCAGATATTGCTTTTGAAATTGGTTATAATGACCCTAACTATTTCAGTTATTTATTTAAGAAAAAACAAGGGATTTCTCCAAAAGAATATCGGACACAGCTTTTCCTTAAAAACAAAAATAACTAA
- a CDS encoding ABC transporter substrate-binding protein, whose translation MKRVLFFLALVVIAYQMMGCTPNTKEAPDPLVVGFSQSGTESSWRKKHTESIITALEKEDYQVLYRNGYMNQERQIQDIRTFIAYKVDMIIFTPLQESGWDSVLKEAKRAGIPVILVDRHIQTNDPELFVTHIGPSFKAEGNRAGLFVSNHFTNSKKQEIRILELAGSENSTPTKLRSEGFLESINRKPTLKKDGTIDHKPPMTIVHRIVGDFIRMKGKDQMKRYLETNDLSEIDVLYSHSDEMTHGALAAIKETSIKPGEDLIIVTIDGQEDMIEKLRSGIVNCVVECKPDVGWYVANTVTRYFGNIQTGKTLPKDIFISETVFSQQNIANIPTRNY comes from the coding sequence GTGAAACGTGTTTTATTTTTTTTAGCCCTTGTTGTAATCGCTTACCAAATGATGGGGTGTACACCTAATACAAAGGAAGCACCTGACCCACTAGTCGTTGGTTTTTCGCAATCAGGAACGGAGAGTAGCTGGCGGAAAAAGCATACTGAATCAATTATCACTGCGCTTGAAAAAGAAGATTACCAAGTTCTCTACCGAAATGGCTACATGAATCAGGAACGGCAAATCCAAGATATACGGACGTTCATTGCCTATAAAGTGGATATGATCATTTTTACTCCTTTGCAAGAATCCGGGTGGGACTCTGTATTAAAAGAAGCAAAGCGAGCAGGGATCCCTGTCATACTTGTCGACAGACATATTCAAACGAATGATCCCGAGCTTTTCGTCACCCACATTGGCCCCAGTTTCAAAGCAGAAGGAAATCGGGCGGGTTTATTTGTCAGCAATCACTTCACAAATTCAAAGAAACAGGAAATCAGAATCCTAGAACTTGCTGGTTCAGAGAACTCCACACCGACCAAGCTACGCTCCGAAGGATTTTTGGAATCAATCAATCGTAAACCAACCCTAAAAAAAGATGGAACCATCGACCATAAACCTCCGATGACTATTGTTCACCGAATTGTCGGTGATTTTATTCGGATGAAAGGAAAAGACCAGATGAAACGATATTTAGAAACAAATGATTTATCCGAAATCGATGTATTATACAGCCATAGTGATGAAATGACTCACGGTGCTTTAGCTGCGATAAAAGAAACATCAATCAAACCTGGAGAAGATTTGATCATTGTAACTATTGATGGACAAGAAGATATGATCGAGAAGCTACGCTCAGGAATCGTCAATTGTGTAGTCGAGTGTAAACCTGATGTCGGCTGGTATGTAGCCAATACCGTTACTCGTTATTTTGGAAATATTCAAACAGGAAAAACATTACCTAAAGATATTTTTATTTCCGAGACTGTCTTTTCCCAGCAGAATATAGCTAACATCCCAACCAGAAATTATTGA
- the mmsA gene encoding multiple monosaccharide ABC transporter ATP-binding protein, which produces MADCILKMADITKKFSGIRALDCVNLMIERGEIHALCGENGAGKSTLMNVLSGLYPYGSYDGEIFYDGKLCQFKDLKDSEEKGIVIIHQELALSPYLSIKENIFLGNEQAERGVIDWELTEKKTYELLNKVGLSIDPNLLVSQIGVGQQQLVEIAKALSKSVRLLILDEPTAALNEEESANLLRLIRELKEQGVTSIIISHKLNEIVDIADRITILRDGQTIETLENEMISEEHIIRGMVGRDLVDRYPERKPDIGEVYFKVEDWTVYHPLDHERIINDHINLHLKKGEIVGIAGLMGAGRTEFAMSLFGHSYGSKISGRILKEGAEISVKTVPSAIANGLAYVSEDRKSLGLNLLMDIRENVTLSSLDKISQKGVLDKEKEVTEAENFRKKMRIKTNSIHQIVSSLSGGNQQKVVLSKWLMTQPDILFLDEPTRGIDVGAKYEIYTIIEEMAANGKAVCLISSELPEILGMCDRIYTMNEGRITGEVSREDADQEVLMKLMTKEEVG; this is translated from the coding sequence ATGGCGGATTGTATTTTAAAAATGGCAGATATCACCAAAAAATTTTCTGGAATCCGAGCGTTAGATTGCGTGAATCTGATGATTGAACGTGGGGAAATCCATGCATTGTGCGGAGAAAACGGAGCGGGAAAATCAACATTGATGAATGTCTTGAGCGGCTTGTATCCATATGGCTCCTATGACGGGGAAATCTTTTATGATGGAAAGCTGTGTCAATTTAAAGATTTGAAAGATAGTGAAGAAAAAGGCATCGTCATCATTCATCAAGAATTAGCACTAAGTCCTTATCTTTCAATAAAAGAGAATATTTTTCTCGGAAATGAACAAGCAGAAAGAGGCGTGATTGATTGGGAACTGACAGAAAAGAAAACATATGAACTGCTGAATAAAGTCGGTTTGTCTATCGACCCGAATCTTCTAGTATCCCAGATTGGCGTAGGGCAACAGCAACTAGTTGAAATAGCTAAAGCATTATCAAAATCCGTCCGTCTGTTGATTTTGGATGAGCCTACCGCTGCATTGAATGAAGAAGAAAGCGCGAATTTGCTGAGATTGATCCGAGAGTTGAAAGAGCAAGGTGTAACCTCCATCATTATTTCACATAAGCTGAATGAAATCGTGGATATCGCAGATCGAATCACCATTTTACGGGATGGACAGACGATTGAGACACTAGAAAATGAAATGATCAGCGAAGAGCATATTATTCGCGGGATGGTGGGCAGAGATTTAGTTGATCGTTATCCTGAAAGAAAACCGGATATTGGAGAAGTTTATTTTAAAGTAGAAGACTGGACGGTCTATCACCCTCTTGATCACGAGCGAATCATAAACGACCACATCAACTTGCATTTGAAAAAAGGAGAGATTGTAGGAATAGCTGGACTGATGGGAGCGGGCAGAACTGAATTCGCTATGAGTCTATTTGGACATTCTTATGGAAGCAAGATATCCGGACGTATATTAAAGGAAGGGGCAGAGATATCAGTTAAGACCGTTCCTTCAGCCATTGCAAACGGACTCGCTTATGTCTCGGAGGACCGAAAATCTTTAGGACTGAATCTGCTGATGGATATTCGGGAAAACGTGACGCTGAGCAGTTTGGATAAAATAAGTCAAAAAGGAGTATTAGATAAAGAAAAAGAAGTAACTGAGGCAGAAAATTTCCGGAAAAAGATGCGTATAAAAACAAACTCCATCCATCAAATTGTCAGTAGTCTTAGTGGTGGGAATCAACAAAAAGTCGTTTTATCCAAGTGGCTGATGACACAACCCGATATTCTTTTTTTGGATGAGCCAACCCGTGGGATAGATGTTGGGGCAAAATATGAGATCTACACGATTATCGAAGAAATGGCAGCAAATGGCAAAGCTGTCTGTCTTATCTCTTCTGAACTTCCTGAAATATTAGGGATGTGTGATCGAATCTATACGATGAACGAAGGACGTATTACAGGAGAAGTCTCGCGAGAAGATGCAGATCAGGAAGTCTTGATGAAATTAATGACGAAAGAAGAGGTGGGTTAA
- a CDS encoding aldo/keto reductase gives MKKIQLGTSDQKAAAVILGCMRINNAEDPVKVIETAYENGIDFFDHADIYGNGECEEIFADALAKTSIKREDLFIQTKCGIVPGVMFDFSKKHIIESVEKSLTRLKMDYVDALLLHRPDTLVEPEEVAEAFDELERSGKVRYFGVSNQKPMQIELLKKYVRQPLVANQLQFGLKHTGMIDQGIHVNMTDEASIDHDGSVLDYSRLHDMTIQAWSPYQYGFFEGVFIGNEKFPELNQTLEELAAKYQTTPTGLASAWILRHPANMQVIAGTMNVGRIKEIAQASEINMSREDWYELYRAAGNILP, from the coding sequence ATGAAAAAAATTCAATTAGGTACTTCTGATCAGAAAGCAGCTGCAGTGATCTTAGGCTGTATGCGTATCAACAATGCGGAAGATCCAGTAAAAGTGATTGAGACAGCTTATGAAAACGGCATTGATTTTTTTGACCATGCAGATATTTATGGAAACGGTGAATGTGAAGAAATCTTTGCAGATGCTCTAGCAAAAACATCAATCAAACGAGAAGATCTTTTTATTCAAACAAAATGTGGAATCGTTCCAGGTGTGATGTTTGATTTTTCTAAAAAACATATCATTGAATCTGTAGAAAAAAGTTTGACCCGTCTGAAAATGGATTATGTGGATGCTTTACTTCTTCATCGTCCAGATACATTGGTAGAACCAGAGGAAGTAGCTGAAGCGTTTGATGAATTGGAACGGTCAGGAAAAGTTCGTTATTTTGGCGTCAGCAATCAAAAACCAATGCAAATCGAATTGCTGAAAAAATATGTTCGTCAACCATTAGTAGCTAATCAGCTGCAATTTGGCTTGAAACATACTGGAATGATCGATCAAGGGATTCATGTCAATATGACAGATGAAGCAAGTATCGATCATGACGGTAGTGTACTTGATTATTCCCGATTGCATGATATGACGATCCAAGCATGGTCACCATACCAGTATGGATTTTTTGAAGGTGTATTTATCGGGAACGAAAAATTCCCTGAATTAAACCAAACATTAGAAGAACTAGCAGCTAAATATCAAACGACACCAACTGGCTTGGCTTCTGCTTGGATTTTACGCCATCCAGCCAATATGCAAGTGATCGCCGGTACGATGAACGTAGGGCGAATCAAGGAAATCGCTCAAGCTTCAGAAATTAATATGTCTCGGGAAGATTGGTACGAATTGTACCGTGCTGCTGGAAACATTTTACCTTAA
- the purD gene encoding phosphoribosylamine--glycine ligase, protein MNILVIGAGGREHAISKKLLASPKVDTVYCAPGNPGMTKDGINCVAISERDHSALIHFVKKEAIDWSIVGPEVPLLNGIVDDFMAEGLKIFGPTKAAALIEGSKSFAKQLMDTYQIPTAKSRSFECYEKAAAYIKENGAPIVVKADGLAAGKGVVVATTVKEALDAAEQMLNQHRFGDSSKKIVVEEFLAGEEFSLLAFVRNTKVYPMVISQDHKRAFDNDKGPNTGGMGAYSPVPQISKKMIEKAVEEVLKPAALGMKELGRSFTGVLYAGLIATKEGPKVIEFNARFGDPETQVVLSRLKSDFAQVIDDLLENRTVELKWQQEGYNVGVVVAAAGYPEEYETGMVLPDFLEEELSVYYAGVSSNNGKLVGAGGRLYLVEAYGETIKEAQKKIYTALMDKTTDGTFYRTDIGEKAANSELIVK, encoded by the coding sequence ATGAACATTTTGGTGATCGGTGCAGGTGGTCGTGAACATGCAATAAGTAAAAAACTTTTAGCCAGTCCGAAGGTGGATACGGTGTATTGTGCGCCAGGAAATCCGGGGATGACAAAAGATGGTATCAATTGTGTCGCTATCAGTGAGCGAGATCATTCAGCGTTAATCCATTTTGTTAAGAAAGAGGCTATTGATTGGAGTATCGTTGGTCCTGAAGTTCCTTTGTTAAATGGGATCGTCGATGATTTTATGGCGGAAGGATTGAAAATCTTCGGTCCGACAAAAGCAGCAGCTCTGATCGAAGGTTCGAAAAGTTTTGCTAAACAATTAATGGATACTTATCAAATCCCGACAGCTAAATCCAGAAGTTTTGAATGTTACGAAAAAGCAGCAGCGTATATCAAAGAAAATGGTGCGCCAATCGTAGTGAAAGCGGACGGCTTAGCAGCTGGGAAAGGTGTAGTCGTGGCTACCACAGTGAAGGAAGCGCTGGATGCGGCAGAACAAATGTTGAACCAGCATCGATTTGGGGATAGCAGCAAAAAAATCGTCGTAGAAGAGTTTTTGGCAGGAGAAGAATTCTCCCTTTTGGCGTTTGTCCGTAATACCAAGGTGTATCCGATGGTCATTTCGCAAGATCATAAGCGGGCATTTGATAACGATAAAGGGCCAAATACAGGCGGAATGGGTGCTTATTCACCAGTACCGCAAATTTCAAAAAAGATGATTGAAAAAGCTGTGGAAGAAGTTTTAAAACCAGCGGCTTTGGGAATGAAAGAACTAGGACGCTCTTTCACGGGTGTTTTATATGCGGGTTTGATTGCTACGAAGGAAGGACCAAAAGTGATCGAATTCAATGCGCGTTTCGGTGATCCTGAAACGCAAGTCGTTCTTTCTCGGTTGAAGAGTGACTTTGCGCAAGTAATCGATGATTTATTAGAGAATCGTACAGTAGAGTTAAAGTGGCAGCAAGAAGGATACAATGTAGGCGTTGTGGTTGCAGCTGCCGGTTACCCCGAAGAATATGAGACAGGAATGGTTCTACCAGATTTTCTGGAAGAAGAGCTTTCTGTTTACTATGCTGGAGTTTCCTCAAATAACGGCAAACTAGTTGGAGCAGGAGGACGTCTTTATTTAGTAGAAGCATACGGTGAGACGATCAAAGAAGCACAGAAAAAAATCTACACCGCGTTAATGGATAAAACGACAGATGGAACATTTTATCGTACAGATATTGGAGAAAAAGCTGCCAATAGCGAACTGATCGTGAAGTAA